One segment of Carya illinoinensis cultivar Pawnee chromosome 1, C.illinoinensisPawnee_v1, whole genome shotgun sequence DNA contains the following:
- the LOC122312951 gene encoding mannosyl-oligosaccharide 1,2-alpha-mannosidase MNS1: MARSGRSSSSSKWRHCHPSYYLKRPQRLALLFIAFVCGTLIVWDRQTLLREHEVEVSKLNEEVIHLQNLLEESKNTGGDATRELAKNDVVPDDPIDIQRREKVKEAMLHAWSSYEKYAWGQDELQPQSMNGVNSFGGLGATLVDSLDTLYIMGLDEQFQKAREWVLNSLDFNKNYEASVFETTIRVVGGLLSAYDLSSDHVFLDKAKDIADRLLPAWDSPSGIPYNIINLAHGTVHNPGWTGGESILADSGTEQLEFIALSQRTGDLKYQQKVENVIAQLNKTFPADGLLPIYIDPLSGTASYSPITFGAMGDSFYEYLLKVWIQGNRTSAVKHYREMWEKSMKGLLSLIRRTTPSSFAYICEKHGDSLSDKMDELACFAPGMLALGSSGYGPVDSKKFLSLAEELAWTCYNFYQSTPTKLAGENYFFHPGGDMSVGTSWNILRPETIESLFYLWRLTGNKTYQEWGWNIFQAFEKNSRVESGYVGLKDVNSGVKDNKMQTFFLAETLKYLYLLFSPPSVISLDEWVFNTEAHPLKIVTRHEGQSFGKSDEKPKPTVRLRGRKEGRSG; encoded by the exons GTGGAAGTTTCCAAGTTAAATGAAGAAGTAATTCATTTGCAGAACTTG TTGGAAGAGTCAAAGAATACGGGTGGCGATGCAACTAGGGAGCTTGCCAAGAATGATGTTGTTCCAGATGATCCAATTGACATTCAACGAAGAGAGAAAGTAAAAGAAGCAATGCTTCATGCATGGAGTTCATACGAGAAATACGCATGGGGCCAAGATGAACTTCAG CCGCAATCAATGAATGGTGTGAATAGCTTTGGTGGTCTTGGAGCAACTCTAGTAGACTCACTTGATACATTATATATCATGGGTCTTGATGAGCAGTTCCAGAAAGCTAGAGA GTGGGTTCTGAATTCATTGGATTTTAACAAGAATTATGAGGCCAGCGTTTTTGAGACAACCATCAG AGTTGTAGGAGGACTTCTTAGTGCATATGATCTCTCAAGCGACCATGTTTTCCTCGATAAGGCTAAAGACATTGCAGATAGATTGCTTCCTGCTTGGGATTCACCTTCTGGGATCCCTTATAACATAATTAACTTGGCACATGGAACAGTGCACAACCCTGGATGGACTGGA gGTGAAAGTATCCTGGCAGATTCTGGCACAGAGCAGCTGGAGTTTATTGCTCTATCTCAGAGGACAGGAGACCTTAAGTATCAGCAGAAG GTGGAGAATGTTATTGCACAGCTTAATAAAACTTTTCCTGCTGATGGTTTACTTCCTATCTATATTGATCCACTCAGTGGAACTGCATCATACTCACCCATAACCTTTGGAGCCATGGGTGACAG CTTTTATGAATACTTACTCAAAGTTTGGATACAGGGGAATAGAACTTCAGCTGTCAAGCATTATAG AGAAATGTGGGAGAAATCAATGAAAGGACTGTTAAGCTTAATTAGGAGAACTACACCATCATCTTTTGCATATATTTGTGAGAAGCATGGCGATTCTTTGTCAGACAAG ATGGATGAATTAGCCTGCTTTGCTCCAGGAATGCTGGCTTTAGGATCATCTGGTTATGGTCCTGTTGACTCTAAAAAATTTCTATCACTTGCAGAAGAG TTGGCTTGGACTTGCTACAATTTCTATCAGTCAACACCAACCAAATTGGCAGGagaaaattatttctttcatcCTGGGGGG GACATGAGCGTGGGTACATCATGGAACATTTTGAGACCTGAGACAATCGAATCACTCTTTTACCTCTGGCGTTTGACTGGGAACAAGACATACCAAGAGTGGGGTTGGAATATATTTCAAGCATTTGAGAAGAATTCCCGTGTAGAGTCTGGATATGTTGGACTAAAAGAT GTTAATTCTGGTGTCAAGGACAATAAGATGCAAACCTTCTTTCTCGCAGAGACTCTCAAATATCTCTATCTTCTTTTCTCACCCCCATCAGTCATCTCATTAGATGAATGGGTTTTCAACACAGAAGCTCACCCTCTGAAAATTGTGACCCGACATGAAGGGCAAAGTTTTGGAAAATCAGATGAGAAACCTAAACCGACTGTTAGATTACGTGGCAGGAAAGAAGGTCGGTCTGGCTGA